The genomic window CCAAAAGCGTTTCTGAACGAATGGGCTCAATTGCTCTAAAATCCTTCCTTGAGGAAGAAAAACGAAGAGCTGGAAGATGTGTTTCAAAGATCAGACGAAAGAGGATAGAAGTGAAGATATGCAGAGTGACAGACCTCGACCTTCGAAACCATCAGTTCGCACCTCTAGCCTCTTTCTTCAAATAGCTCATCGTAACGAACACAATCGGTCCACTCGATCGTGCGGGGTTTTAAGATCAATTTCTACCTGTTCTGCCGGCAATTATTGGTTGGTAACCATGGAAGGGTTGGAAAATCGCATTCTCCACCTGAGCAACCGTAAATAAGGCTCTCGACTTGTAAGAAACAACTGCAATCTCAACTGGAGACCTGCTCCAAGTTGGCCATCATGAGAGGGTTTTCGCTCTTCTTCATGTTTCTTTTCAAGTACGAGAGAAAGTCTTCGGGAGGCTGATGGTCTCTGAATCCTTCGGCGATCTCTTCGGTTTCTTTCTCTTCTAGAGTTACTGATACTGTCAGCTCATCTGAAATCAGCCGCAACTCTCTTATTCTTCCCGGAGGCACAAAGCCTTCGAACTCCAGGATTATCATGTTTTCCTCATCCCTCTTGAGAAGTATATCTGCAGTGGTAATATAGTCCTCAAAAGAAACTCTGGGCTTTTCAGAACCCAGAGCAGCGACCGCATAAATCGCTTCCATTTTGTCGATCTTTACCTCAAAACGATCACCTTCTAAACTGGCTTCTCTGTCCTTCAGAAAGATCCCCAATATCACTTTCTCCCTCCTTCAAGCGCCAGGCAGCAGGTCAAGATGACCGTATTCCAGGTTTACCTCTGCCAACGGCCTTTCCTCTCTCATACTGGACGATTGCCTCTCCATTCCTACCATTTCAGATTCCACTCTTGCTCACTTCCTCTGCCTCTATCTTCCCCCCTCCCTTCTCTGAGCTACCATCAAGCAAGCACGCTTTCACCTGCGAAGCGCCTTTCTAAGCACGTTTCCCGGATATCAGATACTTCACTTGGAATAAGCGCAGCATTACTAGAACGGATACGTTCTTCTAACCGGACTTTTCAAACAGGACAGACTTCTACGGAGTTCATGGAGACAATACTCAACTACATCATCAATATCACGATAGAATTGCAGCTGATTTACAGATACGCAACCTTGAATCGATTCTGTTTGACCATTGCCTGTTCAGTCAGTCGGATCTAGGACAGAAAGTGATGATGAGAACCGAATAACTTAGCGGGAGAACTGTTTTAGATGGAGATCCTTCTCAAGAAATCACTTTCGCGAGTCTACTGAAGCAACTTTGCTTCTAGAGATCTCTGTTGGGAAGAAAGTCGAAAGAACTGGAATTCGGGACAAGTAGCCAAGTTACCTATGACGGGTCATTTAGCAGAACGGATCGCTTACTCTTTTGCATAGTTTGCATTCGTTCGGACTAGCCTATCTTTCAAATTGATGAGAATAATGGCTCTAATCGCTGGTGATTGTGGATATACGTTTGCAGAGTTTGTTGATCAATCCTCATGGCATTAGTTTCGTCGACTCTTAATTGCTAGAATCATATGAAGAATTCAGCTTTGCACGATTTGCATTGAATTGACGAGTTAGGAGGTCTTTTTCTGCCAACTCTGAGAGAGATATCGGAAATCACTGGCGTGGCGATTTCAACCGTGTCCAGAGTACTCAATAATGACAGCCGCATAAGCGAAGCCACCAAAAAGAAGGTCTTGAGAGTCGCGAAGAAGCTTGGATACCCGGGCGAGATATCCAGTGGCCGCGGCAGTAAGGTTGTGATGTTCTTCGTTTCCAACCCTCATAAATCAATCGAAAGCGATGAATTCTTCTCAGGAGTTCAGCGGGGGATACTGAGAGGGGCCGGGTCATCGGATATTCACTGCCTGGTTCAGTCGATCAGAAGCAAGAAGAGCTTCGATGAATCTCTGATCCCTCTCGATCTTGTCGAAGGGTTGATCGTGGGAGGCATCCCAATGCCTGACGATCTGAAGACTTTCCTGTCGGCAATGAAGATTCCGGTCGTCTTGATCGGCAAATACTCGGGCCTGGAAAACCTAGCGTCTGTAAACAATGACAATGTCAGAGGCGGTTATCTCGCCGCCAATGAAATTATCAAGTATAACTACTCTACAGTTACCGTCATTACAGGGCCGAGAAACGTCTCGACATTTGCTGATAGACTGGAAGGTTTCTTCAAGTGTCTTAGTGAAAACAGGTTCCCAACTGAGCGGGTAAAGATTATCGAATGTAACTCCTTCGAAGAGAGAGATGGAAGAATGGCCATCGAGAGACACCTCAGAACACCTGGAAACAGAGAAGTGATCTTCTGCACGACCGATTGGCTTGCAAAAGGTGTGATTGAGGCTCTACAGGACAGGAAGGTTTCCATCCCTTCAGAGATAGGGGTTATTGGATTTGGTGGGCTAGATTTCTGCAAAATGACCTCTCCAAAAATAACTACCGTCGCACTGAATCCCTATCTGCTTGGAAGAATCGCAGTAACAATGCTTCAGGAATTGATGGAGGGAAATGCTGAATCAAAGGGAGTTGTGTTTGTGGAACCGTTCTTGATGGAAGGTGAAACTCTAAGGGGGGAGAAGTAATGCATTTCAGAGAGCTAATGGATTCTAAAGGCAGACTCTTGGTAGTCAGTCTTCCCGAGAACAGTCTGGAATACGCAAGGGCTGCAGTTGAGAACGGTGCGGACGCAGTTAAGCTTCACATAAATGTGAAGCACAGGGTGACTGGAAAGGTTCATGTCACATGGACCGACGTCAGAGAGACCGCAAAGAACATCCATTCTGCTCTTGGCTGCTGTATGGGAATCGTTCCCGGAGCGGAAACAATGGCGTCAGAAGAGGAACTAGGGGAAATGAGCAAATTCGGCCTGTCTTTCTTTGACGTCTACGTCGACTACGCCCCTCTATATGTTATGAAGAACGATCTCTGCAAGATGCTGGCTCTTAATCATACATATTCCAAGTCGATGGCTTCATACTTAAGGAAAGTTGGGGCAGATGCGGTAGAGATCTCGATCATCGATCCCAAGGACTACGGGAAGGATCTTTCGCTGGAAGACCTTCTCGATTATTTGGAAGTGCTTGAGCTTTCAGGACTGCCTTCCTTTATTCCAACCCAGAAGAGGATTACCGTGGACGAAGCAGATAGAATTCTAGATCTCGGCTTCAAGGGGCTGATTATCGGCCCTATCGTAACGGGAATTGAAATCGGGAGTTTTTCACGGATTGTCAGGGAGTTCAGCAAAATTACCAGAGACTAACAGGGAGGTGTGGTAATGAAGAAATGGATTTTGATTCTTATCATCTGTCTCGCTCTAGGCTTCACGGCAATTGGCAAGACGAAGGTTACGGTTTGGTTTGCGGGTACTACAGAAGCTTTGATGGAGGCCGTAGATGATCACCTGGTTCCTGCCTTCGAGAAAGCTAATCCCGACATTGAGCTCGCGGTTGAGTATATACCTTGGGGAGAGCTTTCCACAAAACTTACAACTGCCTTTGCCGGCGGAATAGGACCAGATATATTCATGCACGGCCAGGCTGCGATCGCGGGATTTGCTGAAACGGGCGTGATAATGGACATCGACAGTCTCATCGACAAGCTAGAGGACCCTGAAGACTTTGGAGGTACTCTGGGTGTTGGTCTTTACAGGGGCAAGAACTTCATGGTTCCTGTGTTCGGTTCGGGCAGACTTCTCGCCTACAGGGAAGACTTCTTCATTGAGAGCGGTCTCGACCCCGATGAACCGCCGGTAACCTGGGAACAGCTGAGGGCCTATGCCGAGGCGCTGACAGTCTATGAATCGGGTAGACTAGTGAGGGCCGGCCTGGACATTCCTGTATCGGCGATTGATCTTCAACAAGTATGGACAGGCTTCCTGATTGCGAACAACGGCGCTCTCTTCGACAACGACTTCAATCCGACTTTCAATTCCCAGTCGGGAGTGGAGGCTCTAGAGTATTACGTAGGCCTGATACGAGAGGCCAAGGTAGCTTCTGAATACGGTCTTACCCCGATCGGAAACCTTGAGCCGATTGCGGCTGGCACAGCGGCAATGTGTTTCATGAACAACGAATCTCTCGCGGCCATCAAGGAATACAGCCCGGATGTTTACTCCAAGATTCGTCTAGCCTTCCCACCCGCAAGATATGGGAGAGCCGCTTTCTACTCATTCGCGGGTTTCATGGTTTCCAGCAGCACAAAGGACCTGGAAGCAACAACAAAGGCCCTTTCCTTCATGACGTCGAAGGATGCGCTTATTGCTATAAACACGGCTCTTGGAAGTCTGCCGCCAAGACAGTCCGGCGTCGTGGCCGAGTACATTGCGAATGATCCAAATCTGATGAAGTTCGTGGAAGGCTCGAAGTATGCCTATGGAAATCCAAATGTTCCGTTCTGGGTTCAGGCAAGAGATATTATCTCCAAGTATCTCGAACGTGCAATTATGGGCGTAATGACTCCAAAGAACGCGCTAGACGGAGCGGCCGAAGAAATCAGAAAACTGAAGTAATTACCGAAGCCGGCTCTTCCTAAGGACGGGCCGGCTCATCTATTTCTAAGAGGTGAAGCGTGAGCGGTGCGGGCAGTCTCAAGAGGCGAATAACAGTAACGGCTTTGATATTCATTGCGCCGGTGCTTGTTTACAACATAATCTTCAAAATAGTCCCGATATTTGTCTCTCTCTTTCTGAGTCTAACTAAATTCTCGGGTTTCGGAGAGGCCAGGTTCATTGGCCTGGCGAATTACGCCCGAATATTCGGTGACTCAGAGTTCTGGAGAGCGGTTCTGGTGACTTTTCAGTTCTCAATTGAAGTCCTGCCTCTCAATATGCTGATCTCTCTGCTGCTTGCCTTGCTTGTCAACAGCGGGTTAAAAGGAATCGGGATTTTCAGGGCGATCTACTATCTTCCAGTCATTACTCCTATGGTTGCGGCAAGTATGATCTGGATCTGGCTCTATGATCCTCAAATCGGTATATTGAATTTCCTCCTTTCGCTTTTCAATATACCCCCTGTGAACTTTCTCAGGAATCCAAACACAGCTCTTCACTCCATTGTAGCTATGAGGATATGGAGGGGAGCAGGATGGAACATGCTCATCTATCTGGCCGGTCTTCAAGGGATATCTAAAAATCTGTATGAAGCGGCAGCGATAGATGGTGCCTCGTCTATTCGGAGGTTTTTCAGGATCACCCTCCCTCTACTTAGACCGGTTCATATCTATGTATTGATCGTCGGTATGATCAGCACTCTTCAGTCCTTCACGGAGATGTATGTCATGACGGGAGGGGGTCCGCTGCAATCTACAACGACGGTCGGGCTTCTTATTTACAGAGCTGCCTTCGACTACATGGACATGGGCTATGCAAGTGCAATGTCGTTCGTTCTTGGGATAATAATCATGACCCTGTCCGTCGTAAGTTTCCGATCACGTAGACAGAAGGAGGCCTTCGAATGAGGAAGAACAAGGTGAGGACCATATTACTTCTTTCGATCGCGGCAGTCATTTTCGGGTCGCCCTTCTTCTGGATGGCAATCTCCTCTCTAAAGCCAAACGCAGAGCTATTTACCTGGCCGCCTACATTCCTACCGAAGACAATTACTCTGGAACATTATCAGTCGGCGCTCACCACAAGAGGCTTCAGCAACTATTTCATGAACAGCGTAATCGTCTCACTTCTTTCGATGGCGTTCAACCTCGTGTTTTGCTCGCTCGCAGGCTATGCTTTTGCCAGACTTGATTTCCCTATGAAGAATGTTTTGTTCATCCTTCTACTGAGTACTATGATGATACCCGTTCAGGTGACTTTGGTTCCGACTTTCCTTATGGTGAAGTCATTTCCGCTCGTGGGCGGAAACGATATTCTGGGAAGGGGAGGCACCGGACTTCTCAATACATATGCCGGTCTTGTAATCCCTCACATAATGACTGTCTTCGGAGTTTTCATAATGAGGCAGTTCTATATGCAGTTTCCAAAAGAACTTTCGGAAGCGGCAAGGATCGATGGGGCCTCAGAACTGAAGATCTTCAGGAAGATCTTTCTTCCGCTTGGAAAGCCTGCGATGTCGGCCCTTGCGATCTTCACATTCAC from Mesotoga sp. Brook.08.105.5.1 includes these protein-coding regions:
- a CDS encoding ABC transporter substrate-binding protein, giving the protein MKKWILILIICLALGFTAIGKTKVTVWFAGTTEALMEAVDDHLVPAFEKANPDIELAVEYIPWGELSTKLTTAFAGGIGPDIFMHGQAAIAGFAETGVIMDIDSLIDKLEDPEDFGGTLGVGLYRGKNFMVPVFGSGRLLAYREDFFIESGLDPDEPPVTWEQLRAYAEALTVYESGRLVRAGLDIPVSAIDLQQVWTGFLIANNGALFDNDFNPTFNSQSGVEALEYYVGLIREAKVASEYGLTPIGNLEPIAAGTAAMCFMNNESLAAIKEYSPDVYSKIRLAFPPARYGRAAFYSFAGFMVSSSTKDLEATTKALSFMTSKDALIAINTALGSLPPRQSGVVAEYIANDPNLMKFVEGSKYAYGNPNVPFWVQARDIISKYLERAIMGVMTPKNALDGAAEEIRKLK
- a CDS encoding LacI family DNA-binding transcriptional regulator, which gives rise to MSEITGVAISTVSRVLNNDSRISEATKKKVLRVAKKLGYPGEISSGRGSKVVMFFVSNPHKSIESDEFFSGVQRGILRGAGSSDIHCLVQSIRSKKSFDESLIPLDLVEGLIVGGIPMPDDLKTFLSAMKIPVVLIGKYSGLENLASVNNDNVRGGYLAANEIIKYNYSTVTVITGPRNVSTFADRLEGFFKCLSENRFPTERVKIIECNSFEERDGRMAIERHLRTPGNREVIFCTTDWLAKGVIEALQDRKVSIPSEIGVIGFGGLDFCKMTSPKITTVALNPYLLGRIAVTMLQELMEGNAESKGVVFVEPFLMEGETLRGEK
- a CDS encoding sugar ABC transporter permease, which codes for MSGAGSLKRRITVTALIFIAPVLVYNIIFKIVPIFVSLFLSLTKFSGFGEARFIGLANYARIFGDSEFWRAVLVTFQFSIEVLPLNMLISLLLALLVNSGLKGIGIFRAIYYLPVITPMVAASMIWIWLYDPQIGILNFLLSLFNIPPVNFLRNPNTALHSIVAMRIWRGAGWNMLIYLAGLQGISKNLYEAAAIDGASSIRRFFRITLPLLRPVHIYVLIVGMISTLQSFTEMYVMTGGGPLQSTTTVGLLIYRAAFDYMDMGYASAMSFVLGIIIMTLSVVSFRSRRQKEAFE
- a CDS encoding carbohydrate ABC transporter permease, which encodes MRKNKVRTILLLSIAAVIFGSPFFWMAISSLKPNAELFTWPPTFLPKTITLEHYQSALTTRGFSNYFMNSVIVSLLSMAFNLVFCSLAGYAFARLDFPMKNVLFILLLSTMMIPVQVTLVPTFLMVKSFPLVGGNDILGRGGTGLLNTYAGLVIPHIMTVFGVFIMRQFYMQFPKELSEAARIDGASELKIFRKIFLPLGKPAMSALAIFTFTQAWDDFLWPLVVTSDRSMRTLQLGLEVFKNRYTADWGPLMAATTVSILPVIFIFLVFQRYFTDTALSSGIK